From Anopheles arabiensis isolate DONGOLA chromosome 3, AaraD3, whole genome shotgun sequence, a single genomic window includes:
- the LOC120903838 gene encoding uncharacterized protein LOC120903838, whose product MVRNKYFCIVLALPLLVKLSTAQSKKFVCSYSPSKAGSINYQPDNIPLQVCPYVIFKAFSFPNVVGRQLLFSDNEKIAFSRVVSSVRKRSKTARVVASIDGSARDFTITSNAIVRRQAFVQAAVAMLLELDADAIELNWKASRNSGNDRITMVQLLQDLRQAVKAVNKSISRNRELWFRGSLHPKVLEVAYNTFDVCQLVDHVTLDPSTAESLENAHAPLYGTPIVLPFSLPLLGNIIDLANGFNTTTQRWIDEGCAPKKLLLGIGLHGIGRVYSPGLAPFVGNKVHLLNPEGTHLEQRELCKTIREDGWSYAWDEHGAMPYVTKALQNGLVERISYEDLDSLRLKMDMVEQKRFGGIYIDYVHSDDIYGRCGQPYRLIAYLSSRVRSIPSDIGFAIEWNE is encoded by the exons ATGGTTCGGAACAAATACTTTTGTATTGTTCTTGCATTGCCATTATTAGTGAAACTGTCCACTGCACAGAGTAAAAAGTTTGTCTGTAGCTACTCCCCGTCTAAAGCTGGTTCGATCAACTACCAGCCCGATAACATTCCGTTGCAAGTTTGTCCGTATGTGATCTTCAAAGCGTTCAGCTTCCCAAACGTCGTTGGTCGGCAGTTGTTGTTCAGT GACAACGAAAAGATAGCGTTTAGCCGTGTAGTTTCCAGTGTTCGAAAACGTTCGAAAACAGCTCGCGTCGTAGCGTCCATCGATGGATCCGCTCGAGACTTTACCATAACGTCGAACGCGATCGTACGTAGGCAAGCATTCGTACAAGCAGCTGTAGCGATGCTACTTGAGTTGGATGCAGATGCAATCGAACTCAACTGGAAAGCATCTAGAAACAGTGGAAACGATCGTATCACAATGGTGCAACTCCTGCAAGATCTTCGTCAAGCGGTGAAGGCAGTAAATAAAAGCATAAGCCGTAATCGAGAGCTATGGTTCCGAGGATCACTGCATCCGAAGGTGTTGGAAGTAGCGTATAATACGTTCGATGTGTGTCAGCTGGTCGATCATGTTACGCTAGATCCCAGCACGGCTGAATCGCTGGAAAATGCGCATGCACCGTTGTATGGGACACCAATTGTACTCCCATTTAGTTTACCTTTGTTAGGAAACATAATCGATCTAGCGAATGGTTTC AACACCACCACTCAGCGCTGGATTGATGAGGGATGCGCTCCTAAGAAGCTGCTCCTTGGAATTGGTTTGCATGGCATCGGGAGAGTTTACTCACCGGGTCTAGCGCCATTTGTCGGCAACAAAGTGCATTTGTTGAACCCTGAAGGTACACATCTGGAGCAGCGTGAG CTCTGTAAAACGATAAGAGAAGATGGTTGGAGCTATGCCTGGGATGAGCATGGTGCCATGCCATACGTGACTAAAGCGCTGCAGAATGGACTAGTGGAACGGATTAGCTATGAAGACTTGGACTCGCTGCGACTCAAGATGGATATGGTGGAGCAGAAGCGGTTCGGTGGCATTTACATTGATTACGTGCACTCGGACGATATCTATGGACGTTGTGGACAACCATACCGTTTAATTGCTTACTTATCAAGTCGGGTACGTTCGATACCATCTGATATAGGGTTTGCTATCGAGTGGAACGAGTAG